A genomic segment from Lignipirellula cremea encodes:
- a CDS encoding DUF1559 family PulG-like putative transporter: MKRRAFTLVELLVVIAIIGVLVSLLLPAVQMARESARRISCSNNLKQMGLAFHNYHDSFLSFPNFDNGGTAGAFDGASAFAAILPYLEESGAYSLYDFGLGNTDPVNKAVVSQRVEAFLCPSGVLPRQIPISGCDDNDRAPGTYAVCMGTGSGWAPGNNGAIVNSMSGKTSIDDMIDGTSTTLMVGEAAWNIPDYNFSSGPCSGQTRWGFSYWSSPYPLATGFSTLYPMNPRSGGSAVLSAFRSDHPGMVQYCFVDGSTTSLSENLSKAVFDALGSREGEEVLGSPY; this comes from the coding sequence ATGAAGCGTCGCGCCTTCACATTAGTAGAGCTGCTTGTGGTTATTGCCATTATTGGCGTTCTTGTTTCGCTGTTGCTGCCCGCCGTTCAGATGGCGCGGGAGTCCGCCCGTCGTATCAGCTGCTCCAATAATCTGAAGCAGATGGGGCTGGCCTTTCATAATTACCACGATTCATTCCTGTCCTTTCCCAATTTTGACAACGGCGGCACAGCGGGAGCCTTTGATGGGGCGAGTGCGTTCGCCGCGATCCTGCCGTACCTGGAAGAAAGCGGCGCGTACAGCCTGTATGACTTTGGCCTGGGAAATACCGACCCGGTCAATAAAGCGGTCGTTTCGCAGCGGGTGGAGGCTTTTTTGTGCCCCTCTGGCGTCCTCCCGCGGCAGATTCCCATTTCCGGCTGCGACGACAATGATCGGGCGCCGGGGACGTACGCCGTGTGCATGGGCACCGGCAGCGGCTGGGCGCCGGGCAACAACGGCGCGATTGTGAACAGCATGAGCGGCAAGACGAGTATTGACGACATGATCGACGGCACATCGACCACCCTGATGGTGGGCGAGGCGGCCTGGAATATTCCCGATTACAACTTTTCCAGCGGTCCCTGCAGCGGGCAGACGCGCTGGGGTTTTTCCTACTGGTCGTCCCCTTATCCGCTGGCGACGGGCTTTTCCACCTTGTATCCCATGAATCCCCGGTCGGGCGGGTCGGCCGTGCTGTCGGCCTTTCGCAGCGATCACCCTGGCATGGTCCAGTATTGTTTTGTGGATGGATCCACCACGTCCTTGAGTGAGAATTTGAGCAAAGCAGTGTTCGACGCGCTTGGCTCGCGCGAAGGAGAAGAGGTTCTCGGCTCCCCGTATTAA
- a CDS encoding isochorismatase family protein: protein MMKSILAFLVVAVSLGLPAAVVAGEFALQLRSQQETEPESGRYHRLTESQNWDAAETAVIVCDVWDYHHCLNAVRRVNEFGPRLNKLVQEARRRGAVIIHAPSDCMPAYAEHPARLRATSTPIVADAPADIERWCSRIPSEEQGVYPIDQSNGGEDDDPAEHARWREELIAKGRNPNLPWERQSDLIEIDSAKDYVSDRGPEVWSILQKHGVKNVILAGVHTNMCVLGRPFGLRQMAKNGKNVVLLRDMTDTMYDPQRWPYVSHFTGNDLIVSHVERHVCPTISSEQILGGNAFRFQHDQRPRLVIMSAEDEYETERTLPEFAAQQLGKHFSVSYLFGDANDRNLLPGAEEALADADVLLVSVRRRALPPAQLDAIRQFVAAGKPVVGIRTASHAFSLRGKPAPEGTTVWPEFDAQVFGGSYTNHYGNQLKATVRTAPGADKALLQGVANEFPQAGSLYKAAPLAKGAATLLIGEVDGEEPEPVAWTFHRADGGRSFYTSLGAPGDFENASFVRLLVNGLHWAAGLPIEAASDATAAAQGGLSSPSKESFEKHWTTIKVPSSWEAASGGVLRDYDGPGWYRCAVQIPKAWLAVKSPLLTVESYEDNVQAWCNGQELVAEKKASQGAVNFRLPAEALLPEESNLIVLRIDDHGGDGGLVAAPFVRMGQNSLRLKGDWEFRIGNDRAWSAMPLPARFGASPDILFEP from the coding sequence ATGATGAAGTCCATCCTGGCCTTTCTTGTCGTTGCGGTTTCGCTGGGGCTGCCTGCCGCAGTGGTCGCTGGCGAGTTCGCACTGCAGCTTCGCTCCCAGCAGGAGACGGAACCGGAGAGCGGGCGCTACCATCGCTTGACGGAATCACAGAACTGGGACGCTGCCGAAACGGCTGTGATTGTGTGCGATGTCTGGGACTATCATCACTGCCTGAACGCCGTCCGCCGGGTCAACGAATTTGGCCCGCGATTGAACAAGCTCGTGCAAGAGGCTCGTCGCCGAGGCGCCGTCATCATTCACGCGCCCAGCGATTGCATGCCGGCCTACGCCGAACATCCGGCCCGCTTGAGGGCGACATCGACCCCGATCGTCGCCGATGCCCCCGCCGACATTGAACGCTGGTGCTCGCGGATTCCGTCCGAAGAGCAAGGCGTCTATCCGATTGACCAGTCCAACGGGGGCGAAGACGACGACCCGGCAGAACACGCCCGCTGGCGGGAAGAACTGATCGCCAAGGGACGCAACCCGAACCTGCCCTGGGAGCGGCAGTCCGACCTGATCGAGATCGACTCCGCCAAGGACTACGTTTCCGATCGCGGCCCCGAGGTCTGGAGCATCCTGCAGAAGCACGGCGTGAAGAATGTAATTCTGGCCGGCGTACATACCAACATGTGCGTACTGGGCCGGCCGTTTGGCTTGCGGCAAATGGCGAAGAACGGGAAGAACGTCGTCCTGCTCCGTGACATGACCGACACCATGTACGACCCGCAGCGCTGGCCGTATGTCAGCCACTTCACCGGTAATGATCTGATCGTTTCGCACGTCGAGCGGCATGTCTGCCCCACGATTTCCAGCGAGCAGATTCTCGGCGGCAACGCGTTCCGCTTCCAGCATGACCAGCGTCCCCGCCTGGTGATCATGAGCGCCGAAGATGAGTACGAAACCGAACGCACCCTGCCGGAATTCGCCGCCCAGCAGCTGGGCAAGCACTTTTCGGTGAGCTACCTGTTTGGCGATGCGAACGACCGTAATCTGTTACCTGGCGCCGAAGAGGCGCTGGCAGACGCCGACGTCCTGCTGGTGAGCGTCCGCCGCCGCGCCTTGCCGCCTGCGCAGCTCGACGCGATCCGCCAGTTTGTCGCCGCCGGCAAGCCGGTTGTCGGCATTCGCACCGCCAGCCATGCCTTTAGCCTCCGAGGCAAACCGGCGCCGGAAGGCACAACCGTCTGGCCTGAATTCGACGCGCAGGTGTTCGGCGGCAGCTACACCAACCATTACGGCAACCAGCTGAAAGCAACCGTACGCACCGCTCCCGGCGCCGACAAGGCTCTGCTGCAGGGCGTTGCCAACGAGTTCCCCCAGGCTGGCTCGCTGTACAAGGCCGCGCCGCTGGCCAAGGGAGCCGCAACCCTGCTGATCGGAGAAGTCGACGGCGAAGAGCCGGAGCCGGTCGCCTGGACGTTCCACCGGGCCGATGGCGGCCGTTCGTTCTATACCTCTCTGGGAGCGCCGGGCGACTTTGAGAATGCGTCGTTTGTGCGGCTGCTGGTCAATGGCCTGCACTGGGCGGCCGGGTTGCCGATCGAAGCTGCGAGCGATGCAACGGCCGCCGCACAGGGCGGCCTGTCCTCCCCTTCGAAAGAATCGTTTGAGAAGCACTGGACCACGATCAAAGTGCCCTCCTCCTGGGAAGCTGCTTCCGGCGGCGTGCTGCGCGATTACGACGGCCCCGGCTGGTATCGCTGCGCCGTGCAGATCCCCAAGGCCTGGCTGGCCGTCAAATCGCCCCTGCTGACGGTGGAGTCCTACGAAGACAACGTGCAGGCCTGGTGCAACGGCCAGGAGCTGGTCGCCGAGAAAAAAGCGTCGCAAGGCGCCGTCAATTTTCGGCTGCCGGCGGAGGCGCTGCTGCCTGAAGAATCGAACCTGATCGTGCTGCGGATCGACGACCACGGCGGCGACGGCGGCCTGGTCGCGGCGCCGTTCGTACGGATGGGGCAGAACTCGCTGCGTCTCAAAGGCGACTGGGAATTCCGCATCGGCAATGATCGGGCCTGGTCGGCCATGCCGCTGCCCGCCAGGTTTGGCGCCTCGCCCGACATCCTGTTTGAACCGTAG